Proteins encoded within one genomic window of Streptomyces sp. NBC_01237:
- a CDS encoding dTMP kinase, with product MTQTTSAPAARPGPGRLITFVGGDGAGKSTLAARLHEALNDAGHRAVLVTKHSTTAADPGLSDYLDRLNALVYRRDTRVAQACGDHYWLLALASWYTLQDRLVIQPALAEGAHVVLDNSPHKILARYAVNPDIDPRLTERVFAHLPAGDLVFFLDLSAQEALARKGSFTSLEAGHDAGGDEAFIRYQDSVLEQIRQQATTGGWQQLNVGRMDRDEVFKAAATVVSERLDLHL from the coding sequence ATGACCCAGACCACGTCCGCCCCCGCTGCCCGGCCCGGGCCGGGTCGGCTCATCACCTTCGTCGGCGGGGACGGGGCGGGAAAGTCCACGCTCGCCGCCCGCCTCCACGAAGCCCTCAACGACGCCGGTCACCGGGCAGTCCTGGTCACCAAGCACAGCACGACCGCCGCCGACCCTGGCCTGTCGGACTACCTCGACCGCCTCAACGCCCTGGTCTACCGGCGCGATACGCGTGTCGCCCAGGCGTGCGGGGATCACTACTGGCTGCTCGCGCTGGCTTCCTGGTACACCCTGCAGGACCGTCTGGTGATCCAGCCCGCGCTCGCCGAGGGCGCCCACGTGGTGCTCGACAACTCCCCGCACAAGATCCTCGCCCGGTACGCCGTCAACCCGGACATCGACCCCCGCCTCACCGAACGCGTCTTCGCTCACCTCCCCGCCGGGGACCTGGTGTTCTTCCTGGACCTCTCCGCCCAGGAAGCCCTCGCCCGGAAGGGCTCCTTCACGTCTCTGGAAGCCGGCCACGACGCCGGGGGCGATGAGGCGTTCATCCGCTACCAGGACTCCGTCCTGGAGCAGATCCGCCAGCAGGCCACGACAGGTGGGTGGCAGCAGCTGAACGTCGGACGGATGGACCGCGATGAGGTGTTCAAGGCCGCCGCCACCGTCGTGTCCGAACGTCTCGACCTGCACCTGTAA
- a CDS encoding DUF2797 domain-containing protein — MDQDLPADGRYLCHGITWASGAPGLLLVPLGGGRLVHAPVMGRRLGYRAEESGRWCTGRYRFADRFRVEPDPCPGMAASGTGSQCAACGGRDEFRFAHHVHTGGPVPQALALYMNQPHWLYVATFADTTTKVGTAAEPRWRSRLDEQGPLVATYLAKGPDGSAVRFVEDALTRRLDLTQTVRATAKLQGLARLSDTAPAHDAHARHVRRAAEVLTELGIPVDLQPWTPPEQSRLASTPGADRLLYPHDLREGEHGLRVHSVAGSQALVTLSGDSLHYLLDLSALKGRRITLGAHFRSPPATVQPALF; from the coding sequence ATGGACCAGGACCTGCCCGCCGACGGGAGGTACCTCTGCCACGGCATCACGTGGGCGAGCGGTGCCCCCGGGCTGCTGCTCGTCCCGCTCGGCGGGGGGCGGCTCGTCCACGCCCCGGTCATGGGCCGCCGCCTGGGCTACCGGGCGGAGGAGTCCGGCCGGTGGTGCACCGGCCGTTACCGGTTCGCCGACCGCTTCCGCGTCGAACCCGACCCCTGCCCCGGCATGGCGGCCTCCGGCACCGGCTCCCAGTGCGCCGCGTGTGGGGGGCGCGACGAGTTCCGCTTCGCCCACCACGTCCATACCGGCGGCCCTGTCCCCCAGGCGCTCGCCCTCTACATGAACCAGCCGCACTGGCTGTATGTGGCCACGTTCGCGGACACCACGACCAAGGTCGGCACGGCCGCCGAACCGCGCTGGCGTTCCCGCCTCGACGAGCAGGGTCCCCTGGTCGCCACCTACCTGGCCAAGGGCCCGGACGGCAGCGCCGTACGGTTCGTCGAGGACGCCCTCACCCGGCGCCTGGACCTCACCCAGACCGTGCGGGCCACGGCCAAGCTGCAGGGCCTGGCCCGCCTGAGCGACACTGCCCCGGCCCATGACGCCCATGCGCGGCATGTCCGGCGAGCCGCCGAGGTCCTGACCGAACTCGGCATCCCCGTCGACCTCCAGCCATGGACCCCACCGGAACAGAGCCGTCTGGCCAGCACTCCAGGCGCCGACCGGCTCTTGTACCCGCACGACCTCCGCGAAGGCGAGCACGGACTGAGGGTGCACTCCGTGGCCGGCTCCCAGGCCCTCGTCACCCTCTCCGGTGACAGCCTCCACTACCTGCTCGACCTCTCAGCGCTCAAGGGACGCCGGATCACGCTCGGAGCGCACTTCCGCTCCCCGCCCGCCACCGTGCAGCCCGCCCTCTTCTGA
- a CDS encoding class I SAM-dependent methyltransferase, giving the protein MAPQDALLGWDEPANAQAYEAFTRAFPMYDTTSRDLARRAQLDNADLVVDLCGGAGATARALLDLLPARARVVSLDSAAAMQQVGRRTLPDPRLTWVTASAEQLSNHLAPGSVDVVVCNSALWKTDVPAVCEAAARVLRPQGRFVFNIGGGFAGVRHPDEETSARPSLNTFIRQIAEADHGYIAPPLGRTDPKLPPETITQHLNSAGLYVTDAEVTAQHSTMAEKKAWLSIPLFARPEGNFTHEQRMEILEAAYARTVPEARLVTSWLVITAELPKAAA; this is encoded by the coding sequence ATGGCACCTCAGGACGCACTTCTCGGCTGGGACGAACCCGCCAACGCCCAGGCGTACGAAGCCTTCACCCGCGCCTTCCCGATGTACGACACCACCAGCCGGGACCTCGCCCGCCGGGCGCAACTCGACAACGCCGACCTCGTGGTCGACCTGTGCGGCGGCGCCGGAGCGACAGCTCGGGCTCTCCTCGACCTGCTCCCCGCCCGGGCCCGGGTGGTGTCGCTGGACAGTGCCGCCGCGATGCAGCAGGTCGGCCGCCGCACCCTGCCCGATCCCCGCCTGACCTGGGTCACCGCCTCTGCCGAGCAGCTCAGCAACCACCTCGCACCCGGCAGCGTGGACGTCGTGGTGTGCAACTCCGCGCTCTGGAAGACCGACGTCCCGGCGGTATGCGAGGCCGCCGCTCGTGTTCTGCGCCCGCAGGGCCGCTTCGTGTTCAACATCGGCGGCGGCTTCGCGGGCGTCCGCCACCCCGACGAAGAGACCAGCGCCCGGCCTTCGCTGAACACCTTCATCCGCCAGATCGCGGAAGCCGACCACGGCTACATCGCCCCGCCCCTCGGGCGGACGGACCCCAAACTGCCGCCGGAAACCATCACGCAGCACCTGAACTCGGCCGGTCTGTACGTGACCGACGCCGAGGTGACCGCCCAGCACAGCACCATGGCCGAGAAGAAGGCCTGGCTGTCCATCCCCCTGTTCGCCCGCCCCGAAGGGAACTTCACCCACGAGCAGCGCATGGAGATCCTGGAGGCCGCCTACGCCCGGACCGTACCGGAGGCCCGCTTGGTCACCAGCTGGCTGGTCATAACCGCCGAGCTGCCGAAGGCGGCCGCGTGA
- a CDS encoding NUDIX hydrolase, protein MNTAARTNSADGAVPHCDHTSVGVLIHSGQGLLMFERATPPRGIAPVAGHIDEHGGPEQAAVAETREEVGLDITRLQLVHTQWRPNPCRRTPTGPVGHHWSVFHAEASGTLQPSPREARSPRWMTSEALHQAARRTAAYAGGELRREGWEQMPGLEPVWCGILNALGLITLAQADLARIEAVR, encoded by the coding sequence GTGAACACCGCCGCCCGCACGAACAGCGCCGACGGCGCGGTTCCTCACTGCGACCACACCAGCGTCGGCGTCCTCATCCACTCCGGGCAGGGCCTGCTCATGTTCGAGCGGGCGACACCGCCCCGGGGAATCGCCCCCGTGGCCGGTCACATCGACGAGCACGGCGGCCCCGAGCAGGCCGCCGTCGCCGAGACCCGCGAAGAGGTCGGCCTGGATATCACCCGGCTGCAACTGGTGCACACCCAGTGGCGTCCCAACCCCTGCCGCCGCACCCCCACCGGGCCCGTGGGCCACCACTGGTCAGTGTTCCACGCCGAGGCGTCCGGCACCCTGCAGCCCTCCCCCCGCGAGGCCCGCTCACCTCGCTGGATGACCTCCGAAGCACTCCATCAGGCCGCACGGCGGACAGCGGCGTACGCCGGCGGAGAACTGCGGCGGGAGGGCTGGGAACAGATGCCGGGGCTGGAACCGGTGTGGTGCGGGATCCTGAACGCTCTGGGGCTGATCACCCTGGCGCAGGCCGATCTTGCCCGGATCGAAGCAGTCCGATGA
- a CDS encoding NUDIX hydrolase, whose translation MNHGHADQVVVDEAETDAARAVWEFDGARAWLEQARRHRMEPLSAEVWALDPDFAHVLLVRHRVRGWVPPGGKVEPGERPRTAAAREFLEETGVRAELLPDPAAVAVRSYRADWSATLGLSYAAIVDRDQSLVAEADQPARWFRLEERWDSVFPADRSRIRAHAQFLAAGRTVGAR comes from the coding sequence GTGAATCATGGGCACGCCGATCAGGTGGTTGTGGACGAGGCGGAGACGGACGCTGCGCGGGCCGTGTGGGAGTTCGACGGCGCTAGAGCTTGGCTGGAGCAGGCACGGCGCCATCGGATGGAGCCGCTTTCGGCTGAGGTCTGGGCGTTGGACCCGGACTTCGCGCACGTGCTGCTGGTCAGACACCGCGTGCGCGGCTGGGTGCCGCCCGGGGGGAAGGTCGAACCGGGCGAGAGGCCGCGTACGGCCGCGGCCCGGGAATTTTTGGAGGAGACCGGGGTCCGCGCCGAGCTGCTGCCTGACCCGGCGGCGGTCGCCGTACGCTCCTACCGGGCCGACTGGTCTGCGACGCTGGGGCTGTCCTACGCGGCGATCGTCGACCGCGATCAGTCCCTGGTCGCGGAGGCGGACCAGCCGGCCCGGTGGTTCCGGCTGGAGGAGCGGTGGGACAGCGTGTTTCCCGCGGACAGGTCGCGGATCCGCGCCCACGCCCAGTTCCTGGCAGCCGGACGCACCGTCGGCGCCCGCTGA
- a CDS encoding type I-E CRISPR-associated protein Cas6/Cse3/CasE: protein MSSSRPDGLATPRTPGWETRPYAPVLNALRPGLRLQFRLAANPTRAAFHRGRRGVRTAATTPAQQIQWLLDRAPRAGRGWHGGSTRPVTSGISGS from the coding sequence ATGTCATCGAGCAGGCCGGATGGCCTCGCCACTCCGCGGACGCCCGGGTGGGAAACCCGGCCCTACGCCCCGGTCCTCAACGCGCTCCGCCCCGGCCTACGCCTGCAGTTCCGGCTCGCCGCCAACCCCACCCGCGCCGCCTTCCACCGCGGCCGCCGAGGAGTTCGCACCGCCGCGACCACACCCGCCCAGCAAATCCAGTGGCTCCTCGACCGCGCGCCCAGAGCTGGCCGGGGCTGGCATGGCGGGAGCACACGGCCGGTGACGAGTGGTATATCCGGTTCATGA